The following proteins come from a genomic window of Montipora foliosa isolate CH-2021 chromosome 2, ASM3666993v2, whole genome shotgun sequence:
- the LOC137991563 gene encoding uncharacterized protein, with product MSVDPGAISTAEATSEVRIRHPNVTIDQSQVRYERNLRLKASRSAAKGVVTRRQNEAREIMSDFGDVKDLELKRAELDEAIENFNTAHQAYHGQLEDRTEIDDSQEYYDATLLLANDTRRIIDDWIQVGFKRPSRANSEPNLQPEDSVSNRNVGSRTASKSKTRSKACSRSSRSSSVSGARVAAAAKRASLAAEASMLREQQALQQEELRLQQRKQQLALETEIAKLKAEECVLAEAEARFTAAGKIKGVRSIVPPVVKTDFCEPEASKVMPSDTQRLFARTEQLPISDLGAGRHRHREVDSRNSISSEEGFRQFMDLQWQQQEQNRNIMHIQQQQNHQVQQLLKQQQLHTLALTLPQPEVPTFTGDPIEYCNFIRAFENMIEAKTTSYSARLYYLVQYTTGDVQELMRSCLAMDSEKGYREARKLLTKRYGQPYRIASACVERVTSGPAIKSEDGAALQSFSVLLTSCKNTLTDIGYLSKIENPDSLKKVVSRLPFNLRQKWRDVADTITERQEREVTISDVASFVEEKARILTHPIFGDISSEPKGKGGLDKRKSTSRRVSSFAADAHNPDHTGEGVSEEIPVPRFNRNSLYCPLCKSPHWLSQCNDFRRRGVSERYEFVREKELCYNCLVPGHYVAACPKTSFCKVDGCHDKHSTFLHPPSARFDDATQPETGAQSAYVSVGKPRRTVTGAGTSVTGLPVVPVKVRAKGSNTLLLTYAFLDGGSNTTFCSDQLLKDLGVRGIDTTLSLTTMERENSTKASSLVQLEVFDLDENNFIELPLVFSTPVLPISSESVPRQEDVDRWSHLKGIRIAEIDARVGLLIGHDVPKALEPKEVKESQDGGPYATRTLLGWAINGPLGRNGNGARTTNFIRRDAELDHMFQRFCNMEFNDSLLDNTKEMSLDDKRALEIMESSAVYKEGHYEIALPWRYSPSCLPNNRVLAEHRLKLLRRRLVKDPDLFQKYSSFIDNLLDKDYARQVPDHQSIKSEKATWFLPHHPVFHPKKPEKVRVVFDCAAKYRGVSLNDVLLPGPDMTNSLIGVLTRFRQERIAVMADVECMYYQVRVPPSDSDVLRFLWWPGNDLESQPKEYQMRVHLFGAVSSPSCANFALRKAADDNLQQFDSEAINTVKRNFYVDDCLKSVQGEEEAIRLTDDLRRLLGKGGFNLTKWVSNSRRVIESLPVSERAGTFKDLHDGQLPVERALGVRWDVERDKFCFKIEVRSKPLTRRGLLSVVSSLYDPLGFVAPVVLSAKVILQDLCRRRLEWDDPIPDDERNRWLSWLEDLPKLEQLSVDRCLKPPGFGKVVSVQLHHFSDASQQGYGAVSYLRFLNDKDAIHCSFMMGKARTAPLKTVTIPRLELSAAVVASRLDKILRKEIDLPVDESVFWTDSTCVISYIQNNDKRFHTFVANRIAIIHDASSPSQWRYVNSEGNPADDASRGLTVDSVISKNRWINGPDFLWKPESRWPVQPTAQMQDNDPEIKRESQALFSLTNAGTNCVNQLLEYFSSWYRLKKFVAWILRYREKLKQSSKRRREGLALVQDFPEDRTYDPFSVDEIDRAEKEILKFVQRQSFEEELSRLEEQEEVNGSSDLKSVKERKLLIKKTSAIYKLDPMKVGGLLYVGGRLRQASIPYPAKHQIILPNKHHVVDLIVRYYHLMSGHSGLEHVLSMVRGKFWILKARTAVRKVVIDCFDCKRMQAPLGKQKMADLPTDRVTPAKPPFTFVGIDCFGPFLVRRGRSLVKRYGVLFTCMSIRAIHLEVSQSLDTDSFINAMRRFVARRGQPEEVRSDNGGNFVRGEKELREAIEGWNQHKIGEFLLQQNVKWTFNPPGGSHHGGVWERCIRTVRKVMGALIKEQILDEEGLVTLMCEVESIVNGRPVTKVSDDPKDLEALTPNHLLLLRSGPSLPPGFFQKDEIYSRKRWRQIQYLADIFWRRWIKEYLPSLQERQKWNRPRRNFVIGDIVLVADVNCPRSCWPLARIVDVQRNNTDGFVRRVTVKTKTSTLQRPIDKIILLESS from the coding sequence ATGTCCGTGGATCCTGGAGCTATTTCGACGGCTGAGGCAACAAGCGAAGTCAGGATAAGACACCCTAATGTTACGATCGACCAGTCTCAGGTTAGGTACGAAAGAAACCTTCGACTAAAGGCCTCTAGAAGCGCCGCTAAAGGAGTAGTGACCAGAAGGCAAAATGAAGCAAGGGAAATTATGTCGGACTTTGGCGACGTGAAAGACTTAGAGCTGAAGCGTGCCGAGTTGGATGAAGCGATAGAAAACTTTAATACGGCGCACCAAGCTTACCATGGTCAGCTCGAGGACCGAACCGAGATCGATGATTCACAAGAATATTACGACGCTACCCTGCTCCTTGCTAATGACACTAGAAGAATAATCGACGACTGGATTCAAGTTGGCTTTAAACGACCGTCAAGAGCAAACAGTGAACCGAACCTTCAACCCGAGGACTCTGTTAGCAATCGCAATGTTGGCTCTCGAACTGCCTCAAAGTCTAAGACCAGGTCTAAGGCCTGCTCGCGATCCTCAAGAAGTAGTTCAGTGTCTGGTGCTAGAGTAGCGGCCGCGGCGAAAAGAGCATCCTTGGCGGCCGAAGCCTCAATGCTGCGAGAACAACAAGCTTTGCAACAGGAAGAACTCCGCTTGCAACAAAGGAAGCAACAGCTAGCTCTCGAAACCGAGATTGCCAAACTTAAAGCGGAAGAATGTGTCCTAGCAGAAGCCGAGGCACGGTTCACGGCAGCTGGCAAGATTAAGGGTGTCCGGAGTATTGTTCCACCTGTGGTCAAAACGGACTTCTGCGAGCCTGAAGCGTCTAAAGTAATGCCCAGCGACACCCAGCGACTCTTTGCTCGAACTGAACAACTTCCAATTTCTGATCTGGGTGCTGGGAGACACCGGCACAGAGAGGTGGATTCTCGAAACTCGATTTCTAGCGAGGAAGGATTCCGACAGTTTATGGACTTGCAGTGGCAGCAGCAGGAACAAAATCGTAATATAATGCATATACAACAACAGCAGAACCACCAAGTGCAACAGCTGCTAAAGCAACAACAGTTACATACTTTGGCCCTGACCTTGCCTCAGCCTGAAGTGCCAACTTTTACTGGGGATCCTATTGAGTACTGCAATTTTATTAGAGCATTCGAGAACATGATAGAAGCTAAAACCACAAGCTATAGTGCCAGATTGTACTACCTCGTGCAATACACAACAGGCGACGTACAGGAACTAATGCGAAGTTGTCTCGCAATGGATTCTGAGAAAGGCTATCGTGAGGCTCGGAAACTCCTTACTAAGCGTTATGGACAGCCATACAGGATCGCCTCGGCATGTGTTGAACGAGTCACCAGTGGGCCTGCTATCAAGTCTGAAGATGGAGCAGCTCTACAGTCGTTTTCTGTCCTTTTAACCAGTTGCAAGAACACTTTAACTGACATTGGCTATCTCAGTAAAATTGAGAACCCCGACAGCTTAAAGAAAGTAGTGTCCAGGCTTCCTTTCAACCTGCGCCAGAAGTGGCGTGATGTAGCGGACACCATTACAGAGAGGCAGGAGAGAGAAGTAACCATCAGTGATGTCGCGAGTTTCGTAGAGGAGAAAGCCCGTATATTAACGCATCCCATTTTTGGAGACATATCTAGCGAACCGAAAGGCAAAGGCGGCCTTGACAAGAGAAAATCGACAAGCAGAAGGGTCTCTTCGTTCGCAGCCGACGCCCACAACCCTGATCACACTGGTGAAGGTGTCTCTGAGGAGATTCCGGTGCCAAGATTCAATCGTAACAGTCTATACTGCCCGTTATGCAAATCTCCTCATTGGCTATCTCAATGTAATGATTTCAGAAGAAGAGGCGTCAGCGAAAGATACGAATTTGTACGAGAGAAAGAACTTTGCTATAATTGTCTTGTTCCCGGTCATTACGTCGCTGCTTGCCCAAAGACGAGCTTTTGCAAGGTGGACGGGTGTCACGACAAGCATTCAACATTCCTACACCCACCTTCGGCGCGGTTTGATGACGCAACCCAGCCAGAGACAGGAGCTCAGAGCGCCTATGTAAGTGTTGGCAAACCACGTCGTACCGTTACTGGGGCCGGAACATCAGTAACCGGATTACCTGTGGTGCCAGTTAAAGTGAGAGCCAAAGGGAGTAACACCCTTTTGCTTACGTACGCCTTCCTAGACGGTGGTTCGAATACGACTTTTTGCAGTGATCAGCTATTGAAGGACCTTGGAGTCAGAGGTATCGACACCACATTATCGCTAACCACGATGGAAAGAGAAAATAGCACGAAAGCGAGTTCTTTGGTCCAGCTAGAAGTCTTCGATTtagatgaaaataattttatagaaCTACCGCTGGTGTTTTCTACTCCTGTACTGCCAATTTCATCAGAGAGTGTACCTCGGCAAGAAGATGTTGACAGGTGGTCCCATCTAAAAGGAATACGTATCGCAGAGATAGACGCCCGTGTTGGTTTACTAATAGGCCACGATGTACCTAAAGCTCTGGAACCAAAAGAGGTTAAGGAAAGTCAGGATGGAGGTCCATATGCAACAAGAACTTTGCTAGGCTGGGCAATTAATGGCCCGTTAGGCAGAAACGGGAACGGTGCTCGTACGACCAATTTCATTAGAAGAGACGCCGAACTCGATCACATGTTCCAGAGATTTTGTAATATGGAATTTAACGATTCGTTGCTTGACAATACGAAGGAGATGTCTCTTGACGACAAAAGAGCATTGGAGATCATGGAATCTTCCGCCGTTTACAAAGAAGGCCACTATGAGATAGCCTTACCATGGAGATATTCGCCATCCTGTCTGCCAAACAACAGAGTTCTAGCGGAACATCGACTGAAGCTGTTAAGAAGAAGGCTTGTCAAGGACCCAGATCTCTTCCAGAAGTACTCCTCCTTCATCGACAACCTTTTAGACAAAGACTACGCCAGACAGGTTCCAGATCATCAGAGTATTAAATCGGAAAAGGCTACTTGGTTTTTACCACATCATCCAGTGTTCCATCCGAAGAAACCTGAGAAAGTCCGCGTTGTGTTTGACTGTGCAGCGAAATACAGGGGCGTTTCTCTCAACGACGTACTGCTACCGGGCCCGGACATGACCAACTCCCTCATTGGCGTTCTTACTCGGTTCCGACAGGAACGGATCGCTGTTATGGCCGACGTAGAGTGCATGTACTACCAAGTTCGTGTTCCACCCAGCGATTCGGATGTCCTACGCTTCCTGTGGTGGCCTGGGAACGATCTTGAAAGTCAACCTAAAGAGTACCAGATGAGAGTTCACTTATTCGGTGCAGTGTCTTCTCCAAGCTGTGCGAACTTTGCTCTAAGGAAAGCAGCAGACGACAACTTGCAGCAATTTGACTCCGAGGCAATCAACACGGTTAAAAGAAACTTTTATGTTGACGACTGCTTAAAGTCTGTGCAAGGAGAAGAGGAAGCTATTCGTCTGACCGATGATCTTAGAAGGCTTCTAGGAAAGGGAGGTTTCAATTTAACCAAATGGGTTTCAAACTCTCGCAGGGTCATTGAATCCCTTCCTGTGTCTGAAAGAGCGGGTACATTCAAGGATCTCCACGATGGTCAGCTACCCGTCGAGCGTGCTCTTGGGGTACGTTGGGATGTGGAACGTGACAAGTTCTGTTTCAAGATTGAAGTTAGAAGCAAACCCCTCACGAGAAGAGGATTACTTTCAGTTGTTTCTTCGTTGTACGATCCCCTTGGTTTCGTAGCCCCAGTTGTCCTCTCAGCCAAAGTTATTCTACAAGATTTGTGCCGTAGAAGATTGGAGTGGGATGACCCTATTCCTGACGACGAAAGGAATCGTTGGCTAAGTTGGTTGGAAGATCTTCCAAAGCTTGAACAGCTCTCAGTTGATCGCTGTTTGAAGCCACCGGGTTTTGGTAAAGTTGTTTCTGTGCAACTACATCATTTCTCGGACGCTTCTCAACAAGGTTATGGTGCGGTCTCCTACCTCAGATTTCTGAATGATAAAGACGCGATACACTGTTCGTTCATGATGGGAAAGGCAAGGACTGCACCCCTTAAGACCGTGACAATACCAAGGTTAGAGTTGTCGGCAGCCGTCGTGGCATCGAGGCTGGACAAGATACTTCGAAAAGAAATCGATCTCCCCGTAGATGAATCTGTATTTTGGACAGACAGTACTTGTGTAATCAGTTACATACAAAATAACGACAAGAGGTTTCACACTTTTGTTGCTAATAGGATAGCCATCATACATGATGCATCTTCGCCGTCTCAGTGGAGGTATGTGAATTCAGAAGGGAATCCTGCAGACGATGCTTCGAGAGGTCTTACGGTGGATTCCGTCATCTCCAAGAATCGTTGGATAAATGGTCCAGATTTTCTGTGGAAGCCAGAATCAAGATGGCCCGTTCAGCCCACCGCCCAAATGCAGGACAACGACCCTGAAATCAAGAGGGAGAGTCAAGCCCTTTTCTCTCTTACCAACGCTGGTACTAATTGTGTCAACCAACTCCTTGAGTACTTTTCATCATGGTATCGTCTTAAGAAATTCGTTGCTTGGATTTTGCGCTATCGGGAGAAGCTGAAGCAGTCATCCAAAAGACGTAGAGAAGGACTGGCACTAGTGCAAGACTTCCCTGAAGACAGGACGTACGACCCTTTTAGTGTAGACGAGATCGACAGAGCTGAAAAGGAAATTCTCAAATTCGTCCAACGACAAAGTTTCGAAGAAGAGTTGTCACGGCTCGAAGAGCAAGAAGAAGTAAACGGAAGCAGCGACTTGAAAAGTGTTAAGGAGAGGAAACTTCTAATTAAGAAAACGAGTGCGATCTACAAGCTTGATCCAATGAAAGTTGGCGGTCTGCTGTACGTCGGTGGGCGTTTGAGACAAGCATCAATTCCATACCCCGCGAAGCACCAAATTATCCTGCCAAATAAGCACCATGTCGTGGATTTGATTGTGCGCTACTACCACTTGATGTCTGGTCATTCGGGTCTAGAGCATGTGTTATCCATGGTTCGAGGAAAGTTTTGGATTCTCAAAGCAAGGACGGCTGTAAGGAAGGTTGTCATCGACTGTTTCGACTGCAAAAGAATGCAAGCCCCGCTAGGAAAGCAGAAAATGGCAGACCTGCCCACAGACCGGGTGACGCCTGCAAAACCACCCTTTACGTTTGTAGGAATTGACTGTTTCGGTCCGTTTCTCGTGCGAAGAGGGAGAAGCCTTGTCAAAAGATATGGTGTTCTTTTTACTTGTATGTCCATACGAGCAATCCATTTAGAAGTCTCCCAGAGTCTGGACACGGATTCCTTTATTAACGCGATGCGACGTTTTGTTGCCCGAAGAGGCCAACCAGAAGAAGTGAGGTCCGACAATGGAGGAAATTTTGTGCGTGGGGAGAAAGAGCTGCGGGAAGCAATCGAGGGTTGGAATCAACACAAGATCGGGGAATTTCTACTACAGCAAAACGTGAAATGGACATTCAACCCTCCTGGTGGATCCCATCACGGTGGGGTTTGGGAACGGTGTATAAGAACGGTGAGGAAAGTCATGGGCGCCCTCATAAAAGAGCAAATCCTCGACGAAGAAGGCTTGGTAACCTTGATGTGTGAGGTCGAGTCTATCGTTAACGGCAGACCTGTCACTAAAGTGTCAGATGATCCGAAAGATTTAGAGGCCCTTACGccaaatcatttgcttttaCTCCGCTCAGGTCCATCACTACCACCTGGGTTTTTCCAGAAGGATGAAATATACTCTCGCAAGCGGTGGCGACAGATCCAGTACCTGGCGGACATATTCTGGCGAAGGTGGATCAAGGAGTACCTCCCATCCCttcaagaaagacaaaaatgGAATCGACCCAGGAGGAATTTCGTCATTGGCGACATCGTCTTAGTGGCTGATGTGAATTGTCCGCGAAGCTGCTGGCCGCTTGCCCGTATCGTGGATGTTCAACGAAATAACACAGACGGCTTCGTTCGAAGAGTAACGGTGAAAACCAAGACATCAACCCTGCAGCGACCCATTGACAAAATTATATTACTCGAATCCTCTTAG
- the LOC137990717 gene encoding neuropeptide FF receptor 1-like, with translation MTSAKPSSLFSMNTTSTNSVPSSLSMSHEARPTPLSLPTSLEAQEPFPSVVIRITLSVFILVLNIAGNTLVCLTVRKSRKLRSFRNYYYGLFLVSLAIADIAVGLFCMPFILVYYETGKYPFGFFGTTAVCKLIPALALLCQGASIFGLTSLTLQRFIGIVYPMKARLTLRKVKFLLSLIWLCAFLSALPQIVVMDVNRDALAEDNKFSCDEFWGEPPLGTILKEGYTLYLFISEYFLPLVIIGIAYGKMAMVLYRRDEGLEGRKSTNAKTKANHKKFIRLLIVLIASFALCYLPNHVLFFWLDYGTGQEYPYFSILMKYSHFLIWLNSCLNPYLYGALDDCFMKSYKRMLRRCARIEGKARKTQARLTRTLTKIYSIRTPSADPESTDIEADS, from the coding sequence ATGACCTCCGCTAAACCCAGTTCTCTTTTCTCCATGAACACAACGTCGACAAATTCTGTGCCGTCATCTCTGTCGATGAGCCATGAAGCAAGACCGACCCCATTGTCGTTGCCTACCAGCCTCGAGGCACAGGAACCCTTTCCTTCGGTGGTCATTCGCATTACCCTGTCCGTTTTTATTCTGGTCCTTAACATTGCTGGGAACACTCTTGTTTGCTTGACTGTGAGGAAAAGTCGAAAACTACGTAGTTTCAGGAATTACTACTATGGATTGTTCTTGGTGAGCTTGGCAATAGCCGATATAGCGGTTGGTTTGTTCTGTATGCCCTTCATCTTAGTGTATTACGAGACTGGAAAGTATCCGTTCGGATTTTTTGGCACCACGGCTGTTTGTAAGCTCATTCCAGCGCTCGCCTTGTTATGCCAGGGTGCGTCAATTTTTGGTCTTACCTCCCTGACACTCCAACGTTTTATTGGGATTGTTTATCCCATGAAAGCTAGATTAACCCTACGGAAGGTCAAGTTTCTTCTTTCCCTGATTTGGCTGTGCGCTTTCTTGTCCGCTCTCCCGCAAATTGTGGTGATGGATGTCAACCGAGACGCCTTAGCGGAGGACAATAAATTCAGCTGCGATGAGTTCTGGGGCGAACCGCCTCTCGGCACAATTTTAAAAGAAGGCTACACCTTGTACCTGTTCATATCCGAATATTTTCTTCCTCTGGTCATCATTGGAATAGCTTACGGTAAAATGGCCATGGTTCTGTATCGCAGAGATGAGGGCCTCGAGGGAAGAAAGTCAACTAATGCTAAAACCAAAGCAAACCACAAGAAGTTTATTCGGTTGTTGATTGTTTTGATTGCAAGCTTCGCTCTTTGCTATCTTCCTAATCACGTTCTGTTTTTCTGGCTCGATTATGGAACAGGGCAGGAATATCCCTACTTCAGTATACTCATGAAATACTCTCATTTCTTGATCTGGCTCAACAGCTGTTTAAACCCCTACTTGTACGGCGCCCTGGATGACTGCTTCATGAAAAGCTACAAAAGGATGTTACGAAGGTGCGCAAGAATTGAAGGAAAAGCTCGCAAAACACAAGCACGATTAACTCGAACACTGACAAAAATATATTCAATTAGAACACCATCAGCAGATCCCGAGTCCACGGATATTGAGGCTGATAGTTGA